One window of Amaranthus tricolor cultivar Red isolate AtriRed21 chromosome 11, ASM2621246v1, whole genome shotgun sequence genomic DNA carries:
- the LOC130827527 gene encoding protein TIFY 10A-like, with protein sequence MEAEMLFWGRTEKKKMTKSNFKETCCRFSQFLKEKRSLGQLDAFKDIASSELDIIGANSFPNNMEKEKMSLKLFPMNNSMDAGAENLPKSMTQSREFLASTEEAKNATPSMTIFYGGKVLVFNGLPEDKAQEIMLVASRGNIKANVEIQTQTSTQTETQIHIQTPRNIKYITTDVAQGLVPQGPSSLYDLPLARRVSLHRFMEKRKHRIANNAPYHLQSSMVEISDLHPQKFNMMKSLYEPQQLELKL encoded by the exons ATGGAAGCTGAGATGTTATTTTGGGGACGAACggagaagaagaaaatgacGAAGTCTAATTTTAAAGAAACATGTTGTAGGTTTAGTCAGTTTTTGAAGGAGAAAAGAAGTTTAGGACAACTTGATGCTTTTAAAGATATTGCTTCATCTGAGCTTGATAtcattg GGGCAAACTCATTCCCCAACAATATGGAAAAGGAGAAAATGTCTTTGAAGCTCTTTCCTATGAACAACTCAATGGATGCCGGTGCTGAGAACTTGCCAAAAAGTATGACCCAATCAAG GGAATTTCTAGCATCAACGGAAGAGGCTAAGAATGCTACACCAAGCATGACCATATTTTATGGTGGAAAAGTGTTGGTTTTCAATGGATTGCCTGAGGATAAAGCTCAGGAAATCATGTTAGTTGCTAGTCGTGGGAACATAAAGGCCAATGTTGAGATTCAGACTCAGACTTCGACTCAAACTGAAACTCAGATTCATATTCAAACCCCGCgcaacataaaatatataacaactGATGTTGCACAAGGATTAGTTCCTCAAGGACCTTCTAGCTTGTACGATTTACCTCTTGCAAGACGAGTCTCCCTTCATCGATTCATGGAGAAGAGGAAGCATCGGATCGCGAACAATGCACCATACCATTTACAAAGTTCAATGGTGGAAATATCAGATTTGCATCCTCAAAAATTCAACATGATGAAAAGTTTGTATGAGCCGCAACAACTTGAGTTGAAATTGTAG
- the LOC130827588 gene encoding oligouridylate-binding protein 1B-like, whose protein sequence is MQNQRMKQQQQALMQQALLQQQSLYHPGLLAAPQIEPYPSGNLPPGFDPSTCRSVYVGNIHPQVTEPLIQEVFASAGPVEGCKLIRKEKSSYGFIHYYDRRFASMAILTLNGRHLFGQPIKVNWAYTSGQREDTSNHYNVFVGDLSPEVTDAMLFACFSVYPSCSDARVMWDQKTGRSRGFGFVSFRSQQDAQSAINDLTGKWLGTRQIRCNWATKGATSNDDKQSSDAKSVVELTNGSSEDGKEATNSEAPENNPQYTTVYVGNLAPETTQLDLHRHFHNLGAGSIEEVRVQRDKGFGFVRYSTHAEAALGIQLGNTQSMLLGKQIKCSWGSKPTPAGTASNPLPPPAPAPLGFSATDLLTYERQMAMSKMGGMHALMGGMHAQGPHPLNKASMGVTAAGASQAIYDGGFQNLAAAQQMMYYQ, encoded by the exons ATGCAGAACCAAAGAATGAAGCAACAACAACAAGCTTTGATGCAACAAGCTCTTCTTCAGCAACAGTCTCTTTACCATCCCGGTCTTCTTGCTGCTCCTCAG ATAGAGCCATATCCAAGTGGAAACCTTCCTCCTGGTTTTGATCCCTCTACATGTCGTAGTGT GTATGTGGGTAATATTCATCCTCAAGTCACAGAACCATTAATTCAAGAGGTTTTTGCTAGTGCCGGCCCAGTTGAAGGTTGCAAGCTTATTAGGAAAGAAAAG TCATCCTATGGGTTCATTCATTACTATGATCGCAGATTTGCCAGCATGGCTATATTGACTCTAAATGGAAGGCATTT GTTTGGCCAGCCTATAAAGGTAAATTGGGCATATACTAGTGGTCAGAGAGAAGACACTTCAA ATCATTATAATGTGTTTGTTGGCGACCTGAGCCCTGAGGTTACAGATGCTATGTTGTTTGCTTGTTTCTCTGTTTATCCTAGTTGTTC AGATGCAAGAGTAATGTGGGATCAAAAAACTGGCCGCTCTAGGGGGTTTGGATTTGTTTCTTTCCGCAGCCAGCAG GATGCCCAAAGTGCTATAAATGACCTAACAG GCAAATGGCTGGGTACTAGGCAGATACGCTGCAATTGGGCAACTAAAGGAGCTACTAGCAATGACGATAAGCAGAGTTCTGATGCAAAAAGTGTGGTGGAATTGACGAATGGCTCATCag AAGATGGAAAGGAGGCCACAAATAGCGAAGCCCCTGAAAATAATCCTCAATATACAACTGTGTACGTCGGGAATCTTGCTCCTGAG ACTACTCAACTTGACCTTCACAGACACTTTCATAACTTAGGTGCTGGATCTATTGAAGAAGTAAGGGTGCAGCGTGACAAAGGCTTTGGCTTTGTTAGATACAGTACTCATGCTGAAGCTGCCTTGGGCATTCAGTTGGGAAATACACAAAGTATGCTTTTGGGCAAACAAATTAAG TGTTCGTGGGGAAGCAAGCCAACTCCAGCAGGAACAGCATCAAATCCACTGCCCCCACCAGCTCCTGCGCCCTTAGGTTTTTCCGCTACAGATCTTCTCACCTATGAGAGGCAAATGGCAATGAGTAAGATGGGCGGGATGCATGCTCTGATGGGCGGGATGCATGCACAAGGGCCTCATCCTCTCAACAAAGCTAGTATGGGAGTGACAGCCGCTGGTGCTAGCCAAGCTATTTATGATGGCGGGTTTCAAAACCTTGCAGCAGCCCAGCAGATGATGTACTATCAATAA